One genomic window of Bacillus mycoides includes the following:
- a CDS encoding small acid-soluble spore protein P, translating into MGKNNNQSNRQSEKKGQSSGQPEPLSGSHKVKNRNHSRQKNHAHHDM; encoded by the coding sequence ATGGGTAAAAACAATAATCAATCTAATCGTCAAAGCGAGAAAAAAGGGCAATCTTCTGGACAGCCCGAACCTTTAAGTGGATCTCATAAAGTTAAAAATCGTAATCATTCACGTCAAAAAAATCATGCACATCATGATATGTAA
- a CDS encoding Hsp20/alpha crystallin family protein, with translation MGKKKKDCLFHVDGFEEWMDQFCSDSCSNFSFPNEIHIDLCETEQEYILETDVPNATAQNVLIKKMETGLNICILHKNTSLQRIIPLPANIIYKKMLACLENGYLAIHISKNEVANKHENKVLFSN, from the coding sequence ATGGGCAAGAAAAAGAAGGATTGTCTTTTTCATGTTGATGGTTTCGAAGAATGGATGGATCAATTTTGTTCTGATTCTTGTAGTAATTTTAGTTTTCCAAATGAAATTCATATTGACCTTTGTGAAACAGAACAAGAATACATTTTGGAAACAGATGTACCAAATGCAACTGCACAAAATGTACTCATTAAAAAGATGGAGACAGGCCTAAACATTTGCATACTTCATAAAAACACTTCTTTACAGCGGATTATTCCTTTACCTGCTAATATCATTTACAAGAAGATGCTAGCCTGCTTAGAGAATGGATATTTAGCCATTCATATTTCCAAAAACGAAGTTGCCAATAAACATGAAAACAAAGTTCTTTTTTCAAATTAA
- a CDS encoding MDR family MFS transporter, whose protein sequence is MKGKLQQIHPLGMTIIIGTLFARFATSMSIPFLAIYLTTVKGVSAGMTGAIIGTSALVGVFASFIGGNLSDRFGRKVIIIWSMIVWFFVFIGFSVADHVFSFFLLNALNGLCRSFFEPTSRALLSDLTKPEYRLLVYNLRYGAINVGVAIGPLVGLQIGSAKSTIPFLVAAGVYILYTAILAFQFKKYPLEQKKVNTDKPVTMLNAIRILRKDVVFLVALVGIILSNSGFSHLTTTVSQYFANAHIFQDGVKLFSYMLALNAITVVVIQYPVIQMCKKYTPLASIMVGTLFVSGGLFGFGLVESMLGAAICTIVFTFGEVLMFSMTDVFIDEIADSNLKGTYFGAMGFSGIGGVIGPWFGGVLLDYYGYQNGFVVFAALAIFSTVAFPVLLVTKGLLNKRYDRDSNIEIQVK, encoded by the coding sequence ATGAAGGGGAAGTTACAACAGATTCATCCGCTTGGAATGACAATTATAATAGGGACTCTATTTGCGAGGTTCGCCACTTCAATGAGTATTCCTTTTTTAGCAATTTATTTAACGACTGTTAAAGGTGTGTCAGCTGGAATGACGGGTGCTATTATTGGAACGAGTGCGCTTGTTGGAGTGTTTGCTAGTTTTATTGGGGGCAATTTATCGGATCGATTTGGTCGAAAGGTGATTATAATATGGTCCATGATCGTTTGGTTTTTTGTATTTATAGGGTTTTCAGTTGCAGATCATGTTTTTAGTTTCTTTCTATTAAACGCTTTGAATGGGTTATGTCGGTCTTTTTTTGAACCGACATCAAGAGCTTTATTATCAGATTTAACGAAACCAGAGTATCGTTTACTCGTATATAATTTGCGTTACGGTGCAATAAATGTTGGGGTAGCGATTGGCCCACTTGTCGGATTACAGATCGGAAGTGCAAAATCAACAATCCCTTTTTTAGTAGCAGCTGGAGTATACATTCTATATACAGCTATATTAGCGTTCCAATTTAAGAAGTACCCACTTGAACAAAAGAAAGTAAATACAGATAAGCCTGTTACAATGTTAAATGCAATTCGCATTTTGCGAAAGGATGTAGTATTTCTAGTTGCTTTAGTCGGGATTATTTTGAGTAATAGTGGTTTTTCACATTTAACCACGACAGTATCTCAATATTTTGCAAATGCACATATATTTCAGGATGGAGTGAAGTTGTTCTCATATATGCTAGCTTTAAATGCAATTACGGTAGTAGTTATTCAATACCCTGTTATTCAAATGTGTAAAAAGTATACGCCATTAGCGTCTATTATGGTTGGAACGTTATTTGTGAGCGGGGGATTGTTTGGATTTGGACTAGTAGAATCCATGTTAGGGGCAGCTATTTGTACAATTGTTTTTACATTTGGAGAAGTTTTAATGTTCTCAATGACAGATGTATTTATTGATGAGATCGCTGATTCCAATCTGAAAGGAACATACTTCGGGGCGATGGGGTTTTCAGGAATTGGAGGAGTAATTGGTCCTTGGTTTGGGGGAGTACTTCTCGATTATTACGGGTATCAAAATGGATTTGTAGTATTTGCAGCGCTAGCTATATTTTCAACTGTAGCATTTCCTGTACTTTTAGTTACAAAAGGTTTATTGAACAAAAGATATGATAGAGATTCTAATATTGAAATACAAGTGAAATAA
- a CDS encoding alanyl-tRNA editing protein, producing the protein MEQKLYYIDAYQQTFTTKVIKQEHDTEGNLYVVLNETAFYPTGGGQPHDTGTLNGIPVSNVEEVNGEIRHFIIEQLHTEEVEGKIDWERRFDHMQQHTAQHILSAAFWDHFDIPTIGFHLGKETVTIDLETENLPTETVEKAAQIANKIVFENHPIRIEWMDLEEAKTLPLRKEPNMTENIRVVIIENYDYNGCGGTHPKHTGEVGPIQVLGWERNKGSIRLTFIAGWRTLKLMGQQHQIMKDVSKQLNSSETDIPAKVAQLLTSQKENEKAIQTMNEKLLFAEANELLQQPAEIHAGTLISRAFTNRSMQEVAKLAAIITEQQEHAITYFVIENDDKLQCILACGKAVTLDMNTLLKDALPSIEGKGGGNKKSARGGGKAIMSGDEFLNRLVSSLQSAV; encoded by the coding sequence TTGGAGCAAAAATTATATTACATCGACGCTTATCAGCAAACCTTTACAACTAAAGTTATAAAACAAGAGCATGATACAGAAGGAAACTTATATGTTGTCTTAAATGAAACTGCATTTTATCCAACAGGCGGCGGACAACCACACGACACTGGAACTTTAAATGGTATTCCGGTAAGTAACGTTGAAGAAGTAAATGGAGAAATTCGTCATTTCATAATAGAACAATTACATACAGAAGAAGTAGAGGGTAAAATAGATTGGGAGCGCCGTTTTGATCATATGCAGCAACATACAGCTCAGCACATTTTATCTGCTGCTTTTTGGGACCATTTTGACATACCAACAATTGGGTTCCATCTCGGAAAAGAAACGGTAACAATTGATTTAGAAACGGAAAATCTTCCTACAGAAACGGTTGAAAAAGCAGCGCAAATTGCCAACAAAATTGTTTTTGAAAACCATCCAATCCGTATAGAGTGGATGGACTTAGAAGAAGCGAAAACATTACCTCTTCGCAAAGAACCGAATATGACAGAAAATATACGCGTTGTTATTATCGAAAACTATGATTACAACGGCTGTGGTGGAACGCATCCGAAACATACTGGTGAAGTAGGTCCTATTCAAGTACTAGGATGGGAGCGTAATAAAGGTAGTATACGCTTAACATTTATCGCTGGCTGGCGCACACTTAAATTAATGGGGCAACAGCACCAAATTATGAAAGATGTTTCTAAACAATTGAACAGTAGCGAAACTGATATTCCAGCAAAAGTAGCACAACTTCTTACTTCTCAAAAAGAAAACGAAAAAGCAATACAAACAATGAATGAAAAATTATTATTTGCAGAGGCAAATGAACTGTTACAACAACCTGCAGAAATACATGCTGGAACACTTATCTCTCGAGCATTTACAAATCGCTCTATGCAAGAAGTCGCAAAACTAGCTGCTATTATTACAGAACAGCAAGAGCATGCAATTACGTATTTCGTCATTGAAAATGATGACAAACTACAATGTATTCTTGCTTGTGGTAAAGCAGTGACACTCGATATGAATACACTTTTAAAAGATGCCCTCCCTTCTATTGAAGGAAAAGGCGGAGGAAATAAAAAGAGTGCTCGCGGCGGTGGGAAAGCAATTATGAGTGGAGATGAGTTTTTAAATCGGCTTGTTTCTTCTTTACAGTCAGCAGTGTAG
- a CDS encoding DUF6434 domain-containing protein, translating to MRPPLTKTISLEDFQNYYWLKTELQTFCREHDLPASGSKIEISGRISHYLTTGKVLKNRSHQKVSKTSLSYKDLSLQTIITENHRCSEDVRAFFKEKIGGNFRFTVALQKFFKKNIGKTYEDAITFWHEENKRKKDPSYKTTISAQFEYNRFTCSFFEDPSNKGKSKTDAIAAWNEIKAKPGSNAYIPEKVEN from the coding sequence ATGCGCCCACCTTTAACAAAAACTATATCTCTTGAAGATTTCCAAAACTATTATTGGTTAAAAACAGAACTGCAAACATTTTGTCGTGAGCATGATTTACCAGCTAGTGGCTCTAAGATCGAAATAAGCGGGCGTATCTCACATTATTTAACTACGGGTAAAGTATTAAAAAACCGTTCTCATCAAAAAGTGAGTAAAACTTCCCTCTCTTATAAAGATCTTTCTCTTCAAACAATTATTACTGAAAATCACCGCTGTAGTGAAGATGTACGTGCTTTTTTCAAAGAAAAAATTGGAGGGAATTTCCGCTTTACAGTAGCCCTTCAAAAGTTTTTTAAAAAGAATATCGGAAAAACGTATGAAGACGCGATAACGTTTTGGCATGAAGAAAACAAACGTAAAAAAGACCCCTCTTATAAAACAACCATCAGCGCACAGTTTGAATACAATCGTTTTACTTGTTCTTTTTTCGAAGACCCAAGCAACAAAGGAAAATCAAAAACAGATGCTATCGCTGCTTGGAACGAAATAAAAGCAAAACCTGGTAGCAACGCCTATATTCCTGAAAAAGTAGAAAACTAG
- a CDS encoding acetyl-CoA C-acyltransferase, whose translation MNRAVIVEAKRTPIGKKNGMLKDYEVQHLAAPILSFLSKGIEREIDDVILGNVVGPGGNIARLSTLEAGLGYHIPGVTIDRQCGAGLEAVRMACHLIQGGAGNCYIAGGVESTSTSSFQKRARFSPEILGDPDMGVAAEYVAERYNITREMQDEYACLSYKRTLQALENGYIQDEILSLNGLLDESIKREMNYERMIKRTKPVFLQNGTVTAGNSCGVNDGACAVLVMEEGQARKLGYKPFLRFVRSAVVGVDPNLPGTGPIFAVQKLLREMNLVIEDIDCIEMNEAFAAKVVACAQTLQIPYEKLNVNGGAIALGHPYGASGAMLVTRLFYQAKREHMKYGIATLGIGGGIGLALLFEKVED comes from the coding sequence ATGAATAGAGCAGTTATTGTAGAAGCGAAAAGGACACCCATTGGTAAGAAAAATGGGATGTTGAAAGATTATGAAGTTCAGCATTTAGCAGCACCAATTCTTTCGTTTTTAAGTAAAGGAATTGAGAGAGAAATAGATGATGTTATATTAGGGAATGTTGTTGGACCGGGAGGAAATATTGCAAGGCTGTCTACTTTAGAAGCGGGACTCGGTTATCATATTCCTGGTGTAACGATTGACCGGCAATGTGGTGCTGGATTGGAAGCAGTACGTATGGCGTGTCATCTCATTCAAGGGGGAGCAGGTAATTGTTATATCGCCGGGGGAGTAGAGAGTACAAGTACGTCATCTTTTCAAAAGAGAGCGCGGTTTTCACCTGAAATACTTGGAGATCCTGATATGGGAGTAGCGGCTGAATATGTCGCGGAGCGTTATAACATAACGAGGGAAATGCAAGACGAGTACGCTTGTCTTAGTTATAAACGGACCCTGCAAGCGTTAGAAAATGGATATATACAAGATGAAATATTGTCACTTAATGGATTATTAGATGAATCTATAAAGCGAGAAATGAATTATGAAAGAATGATAAAGAGAACGAAACCTGTATTTTTACAAAATGGAACAGTAACAGCAGGGAATTCGTGTGGTGTAAATGACGGGGCATGTGCTGTTCTTGTAATGGAAGAGGGGCAAGCCCGGAAATTAGGATATAAGCCTTTTCTTCGTTTCGTTCGCAGTGCTGTAGTTGGAGTGGATCCAAACCTTCCGGGAACTGGTCCGATATTTGCTGTACAAAAACTACTTAGAGAAATGAATTTAGTGATAGAAGATATTGATTGTATTGAGATGAATGAAGCGTTTGCCGCTAAAGTTGTTGCATGTGCGCAAACATTACAAATTCCGTATGAAAAGTTAAATGTAAATGGTGGTGCAATAGCGCTTGGTCATCCGTACGGTGCGTCTGGAGCTATGCTTGTAACGCGCTTGTTTTATCAGGCTAAAAGAGAGCATATGAAATATGGAATTGCGACATTAGGAATTGGTGGGGGAATTGGGCTTGCTCTTTTATTTGAAAAAGTAGAAGACTAG
- a CDS encoding acyl-CoA synthetase encodes MGITKEYKKYASLQPNKIAIKENDRVLTYKDWFESVCKVANWLNEKESKNKTVAIVLENCTEFLQIFAGSAMAGWVCVPLDIKWKRDELKERIAISKPDIIVAEQYRLSDISCEEGRVIEIEEWKEMIENYLPTYHPVENVQNAPFYMGFTSGSTGKAKAFLRAQQSWVYSFNCNVHDFYMKNTDSILIAGTLVHSLFLYGAISALYLGQTVHIMRKFVPVQVLSSIKIENISVMYTVPTMLESLYKENKVIESEMKIISSGAKWEAEAKEKMKNVFPYAKRYEFYGASELSFVTALVEGESERKPNSVGKPCHNVQVRICNEAGEEVQKGEVGTVYVKSDQFFMGYILDGVLIPKLTVDGWMTVRDVGYQDEEGFIYIVGREKNMIIFGGINIFPEEIESVLQTHPAIDEIVVVGIKDSYWGEKPVAIVKGSATKQQLKSFCLQRLSSFKIPKEWHFVDDIPYTSSGKIARNAAKSIIGNQEKIYE; translated from the coding sequence ATGGGGATTACAAAAGAATACAAAAAGTATGCCTCTTTACAACCGAATAAAATAGCGATTAAAGAAAATGATAGAGTGTTAACATATAAAGATTGGTTCGAGTCAGTTTGTAAAGTAGCAAACTGGTTGAATGAAAAAGAATCGAAGAATAAAACAGTAGCAATTGTATTAGAAAATTGTACTGAGTTTTTACAAATATTTGCGGGTTCCGCAATGGCTGGATGGGTTTGTGTGCCGCTAGATATAAAATGGAAACGAGATGAACTTAAAGAAAGAATAGCGATTAGTAAACCAGATATTATTGTGGCGGAGCAGTATAGGCTTAGTGATATATCCTGCGAAGAAGGAAGGGTTATTGAGATTGAAGAATGGAAAGAAATGATTGAGAACTATCTTCCTACATATCATCCTGTAGAAAATGTACAAAACGCTCCTTTTTATATGGGATTTACATCAGGATCGACTGGAAAAGCAAAAGCATTTTTACGTGCTCAACAGTCATGGGTATATAGTTTTAATTGCAATGTACATGATTTTTATATGAAAAATACAGATTCTATTTTAATAGCTGGGACGCTTGTTCATTCTTTATTCTTATATGGAGCAATAAGTGCCTTATATTTAGGACAAACGGTACATATAATGAGAAAGTTTGTACCAGTTCAAGTGCTATCTAGTATAAAGATAGAGAATATTTCTGTAATGTATACAGTCCCTACAATGCTTGAGTCTTTGTATAAAGAAAATAAAGTAATTGAAAGTGAAATGAAAATTATTTCATCAGGAGCGAAATGGGAAGCTGAAGCAAAAGAAAAGATGAAAAATGTGTTTCCTTATGCAAAAAGATATGAGTTTTACGGTGCGTCTGAGCTAAGCTTTGTAACGGCATTGGTTGAAGGAGAGAGTGAAAGAAAACCGAATTCAGTAGGGAAACCTTGTCATAATGTACAAGTTCGAATATGTAATGAAGCAGGAGAAGAAGTGCAGAAAGGCGAGGTAGGAACTGTTTATGTGAAAAGTGATCAGTTTTTTATGGGATACATATTGGATGGGGTTTTAATTCCAAAGTTGACTGTAGATGGTTGGATGACAGTGAGAGATGTAGGTTATCAAGATGAAGAGGGATTTATATACATTGTCGGTAGAGAGAAGAATATGATTATTTTTGGAGGAATCAATATTTTCCCAGAAGAAATAGAAAGTGTATTACAGACACATCCAGCTATTGATGAAATAGTTGTTGTTGGTATAAAAGATAGTTATTGGGGTGAAAAACCTGTCGCTATCGTAAAAGGAAGTGCTACGAAGCAACAATTAAAGAGCTTTTGCCTACAACGATTATCCTCTTTTAAAATACCGAAAGAATGGCATTTTGTAGATGACATCCCTTATACAAGTAGCGGGAAAATAGCTCGTAATGCAGCAAAAAGTATCATTGGAAATCAGGAGAAGATATATGAATAG
- a CDS encoding biotin transporter BioY gives MNTKNLVFVALFSSIMGVLGLIPPIALAITPVPITLQSLGVMLAGGLLGSRLGALSQLIFLLIVGVGAPLLAGGRGGPSVFVGPSAGYLLGYIVGAFVIGYLIERLREVSIIKVLCINIIGGIFVVYVFGIIVQAFVMDISVWETMKVSVVFLPGDCIKATIAAILVTRLHRSLKHIITPALKNKKITNAG, from the coding sequence ATGAATACAAAAAACTTAGTTTTCGTCGCTTTATTTAGTTCTATTATGGGAGTGTTAGGGTTAATACCTCCAATTGCTCTTGCTATTACACCAGTTCCGATTACATTACAATCACTTGGTGTTATGCTTGCTGGTGGACTGTTAGGATCACGTCTCGGTGCATTAAGTCAGCTTATTTTCTTACTTATAGTTGGAGTTGGAGCACCATTACTTGCTGGTGGACGCGGGGGTCCAAGTGTATTTGTTGGGCCAAGTGCAGGATATTTACTTGGTTATATCGTTGGAGCGTTTGTCATTGGATATTTAATTGAGCGTTTACGTGAAGTTTCTATTATAAAAGTATTATGCATTAATATAATTGGTGGTATTTTCGTAGTTTATGTATTTGGTATCATTGTCCAAGCTTTCGTAATGGATATTTCCGTATGGGAAACGATGAAAGTAAGTGTCGTATTTTTACCAGGTGATTGCATAAAGGCGACTATAGCAGCGATTCTTGTGACAAGATTACATCGCTCATTGAAACATATTATTACGCCTGCTTTAAAGAATAAAAAAATTACAAATGCAGGATAA
- a CDS encoding long-chain fatty acid--CoA ligase codes for MMMNVPLTISSMMERAEKLFPKKEIISRTHDTVTTLTYKQLGERTRRLSSALKKLGIKEGERIGTLAWNHHRHVEAYFAIPGIASVLHTINIRLSPQHISYIIQHAEDRILLIDEDLVPLIENIQSELSTVQAYIIMTDKEELPKTTLQPVYHYEKLLEDGDPNFQFVKDIDENTPAGMCYTSATTGNPKGVVYTHRSTVLHCMALGLADTTALSESDAAMAIVPMFHVNAWGLPFAATWFGSKQVLPGPMFTPKILLEMIQTEKVTIAAGVPTIWLGVLQELENNSYDLSSITRLLCGGAAAPKSVIKAFEQKYNVPFVHAYGMTETSPLVTLARLKSYETDLAYEEQLEIRSKQGYLVPGVEMKVVGTNGEVKWDGTEMGELCLRAPWIAASYYNDERTVEGFRDGWLYTGDVVTVDEEGCVKIVDRTKDVIKSGGEWISSVDLENALMAHDAIFEAAVVAIPHPQWQERPVACVVQKKNSTVTKEELYEFLKPQFAKWWLPDDIVFMEEIPKTSVGKFLKQALRKELEHLHKEK; via the coding sequence ATGATGATGAATGTACCTCTAACAATTAGTTCTATGATGGAAAGGGCAGAAAAACTATTCCCAAAGAAAGAAATCATTTCACGGACACATGATACAGTTACGACATTAACGTATAAGCAGCTAGGGGAAAGGACAAGAAGACTTTCAAGTGCGTTAAAAAAGCTTGGAATTAAAGAAGGCGAGCGCATAGGAACGTTAGCGTGGAATCATCATCGACATGTAGAAGCATATTTTGCTATTCCAGGTATTGCTTCCGTATTACACACAATTAATATTCGTTTATCTCCTCAACATATTTCATACATTATTCAACATGCAGAAGATCGTATTTTACTTATTGATGAAGATCTTGTACCACTCATTGAGAATATCCAGTCTGAATTATCGACTGTACAAGCATATATTATTATGACTGATAAAGAGGAGCTCCCAAAAACGACCCTTCAGCCTGTATATCATTATGAGAAACTTTTAGAAGACGGCGACCCAAATTTCCAATTTGTTAAAGATATTGATGAAAATACACCTGCTGGTATGTGTTATACGTCAGCGACTACAGGGAATCCAAAAGGTGTTGTTTATACACATCGTAGTACAGTGTTGCACTGTATGGCACTTGGATTAGCGGATACGACAGCTTTATCGGAAAGTGATGCAGCAATGGCTATTGTGCCAATGTTTCATGTGAACGCTTGGGGACTTCCTTTTGCAGCTACTTGGTTTGGGTCAAAACAAGTTCTTCCGGGACCGATGTTTACTCCGAAAATTTTATTAGAAATGATTCAAACTGAAAAAGTAACGATAGCTGCGGGTGTGCCGACAATTTGGCTCGGTGTTTTACAAGAGTTAGAAAATAATAGTTATGATTTATCTAGTATAACGAGATTACTATGCGGAGGCGCAGCTGCACCGAAAAGCGTTATTAAAGCGTTCGAGCAAAAATATAATGTTCCTTTCGTACATGCATATGGCATGACTGAAACGAGTCCACTCGTAACGCTTGCACGTCTAAAAAGCTATGAAACAGATTTGGCGTATGAAGAACAACTTGAGATAAGATCGAAGCAAGGATATCTTGTCCCTGGTGTAGAGATGAAAGTAGTCGGTACAAATGGTGAAGTGAAGTGGGATGGTACGGAGATGGGAGAACTATGTTTACGAGCGCCATGGATCGCTGCAAGCTATTATAACGATGAGCGTACGGTGGAAGGGTTCCGTGATGGATGGTTATATACTGGCGATGTCGTTACAGTCGATGAGGAAGGTTGCGTCAAAATTGTTGATCGTACGAAGGATGTTATTAAAAGCGGTGGAGAATGGATTTCCTCCGTTGACCTTGAAAATGCTCTAATGGCACATGACGCTATATTTGAAGCGGCTGTCGTTGCAATTCCACACCCGCAGTGGCAAGAGCGTCCAGTTGCCTGCGTTGTACAAAAGAAAAATAGCACTGTTACAAAAGAGGAACTATATGAATTTTTAAAACCACAGTTTGCGAAGTGGTGGTTACCAGACGATATTGTATTTATGGAGGAAATTCCGAAAACATCTGTTGGGAAGTTTTTAAAACAGGCGCTTAGGAAAGAACTTGAGCATTTGCATAAAGAGAAGTGA
- a CDS encoding GNAT family N-acetyltransferase, with product MIVEKWAYPTLYTKRLILREVNMSDSLHIYEYASDKEMTTYTVWDAHQSLHDTQKYIEEIVGGYEKEKVAPLGIVLKEEQKLIGTRGFIKYDSNTHKAEIAYALSRKYWGRGLATEAALAFFSYGFNELCLTSIEAGCNSENEVSERLMKRLNMEYKCTIQNDLFIKDKYRDTKRYCISRERYMNQ from the coding sequence ATGATCGTTGAGAAGTGGGCGTATCCAACGTTGTATACGAAACGTCTTATATTAAGGGAAGTTAATATGAGTGATAGTTTACATATATATGAGTATGCCTCAGATAAAGAGATGACAACTTATACTGTATGGGATGCTCATCAATCGTTACATGACACACAAAAATATATAGAAGAAATTGTGGGTGGATATGAGAAAGAAAAAGTAGCTCCCCTTGGAATTGTACTAAAAGAAGAACAAAAACTCATAGGAACTCGTGGATTTATAAAATATGATTCAAATACACATAAAGCAGAAATTGCATACGCCTTATCACGAAAATATTGGGGAAGAGGATTGGCTACCGAAGCGGCGTTAGCTTTTTTTAGCTATGGCTTTAACGAGCTATGTCTTACTAGTATTGAAGCGGGATGTAATTCAGAAAATGAAGTATCTGAAAGATTAATGAAACGCTTGAATATGGAGTATAAGTGTACGATTCAAAATGATTTGTTCATCAAAGATAAGTATCGTGATACGAAAAGGTATTGTATATCCAGGGAAAGATATATGAATCAATGA
- a CDS encoding CsbD family protein produces the protein MTKHDHGLKEKVEGAIDKVKGEVKEVVGKVTDNKKLQAEGKWDKVKGTAKDTIGNVKEKIHEYTEHKENK, from the coding sequence ATGACAAAGCATGATCATGGTTTAAAAGAAAAAGTAGAAGGTGCAATTGATAAAGTAAAAGGCGAAGTAAAAGAAGTTGTCGGGAAAGTAACCGACAATAAGAAATTACAAGCTGAAGGAAAATGGGATAAGGTGAAAGGCACTGCTAAAGACACAATCGGTAATGTAAAAGAAAAAATACATGAATATACAGAGCATAAAGAAAACAAATAA
- a CDS encoding DUF2164 domain-containing protein: MMMNIKIPTDKKEELVAQIQQFFVEEDLDEIGRFQAERLIEEMIKLVGPFAYNQAIGDARKLVSEKLTNIEEDLYVLEKNEGK; this comes from the coding sequence ATGATGATGAACATAAAAATACCGACTGATAAAAAAGAAGAGCTTGTAGCACAAATTCAGCAGTTTTTCGTTGAAGAAGATTTAGATGAGATTGGACGTTTCCAAGCAGAACGTTTAATAGAGGAAATGATTAAATTAGTAGGACCATTTGCATACAATCAAGCAATTGGAGATGCAAGAAAACTTGTAAGTGAGAAATTAACGAATATTGAAGAAGATTTGTATGTGTTAGAGAAGAATGAGGGTAAATAA
- a CDS encoding peptidoglycan recognition protein family protein: MEIKCANLTFQNELVPLEKVNKLIIHHTSEDGWDVYKTHEFHQKVRGWSGIGYNYFIEEDGTVVEGRGLHIGAHAKDNNSDTIGICMTGNFDKYDPTTPQMNSLYSLCKMFMKQFAIEKGNILGHRELEGVTKTCPGNRFSMVELRKVLS, translated from the coding sequence ATGGAAATTAAATGTGCAAATTTAACATTTCAAAATGAGTTAGTTCCTTTAGAAAAAGTAAATAAACTGATTATCCACCATACGTCAGAAGATGGATGGGATGTGTATAAAACTCACGAATTTCATCAAAAGGTAAGAGGATGGAGCGGGATTGGTTACAATTATTTTATTGAAGAAGATGGAACTGTAGTCGAAGGGAGAGGTTTACATATTGGAGCACATGCGAAAGATAATAATAGTGATACAATTGGAATATGTATGACGGGAAATTTTGATAAATATGATCCAACTACCCCGCAAATGAATTCATTATATTCTTTATGTAAAATGTTTATGAAGCAGTTTGCCATAGAGAAAGGAAATATACTCGGTCATAGGGAGTTAGAAGGGGTTACAAAAACTTGTCCAGGAAATCGCTTTTCTATGGTAGAGTTAAGAAAAGTATTATCTTAA